In Lycium ferocissimum isolate CSIRO_LF1 chromosome 7, AGI_CSIRO_Lferr_CH_V1, whole genome shotgun sequence, the sequence AGCTTTTTGCgctattaaaattttaaaaatatcgaTCATAATAATTCTGTATTTTTTCCGcaaacaacttatatatataaaatctcgAGTGTTTCCTTGGTGTTTAATTTGTAGTAGCTTAATTAGAATTTAAATCAATTTGTATTGGTTAATTACTATCTTGAAGAACGGGCATGTCTATTGTCTAGGTCTGGTTAAACTTATCACAACCaagatgatttttatttgaaagaagacaaaaattaagaaatttttgaagtgagaaaggagaaagaaactATGTAATACGTGTCAATGATCCAACGACGATCATGAGGGTTTTCCCATTCCGCCATTAAATCTTAGTATGTACGTACGTCAATTATAAAGGGGAAGATGTATAGTATAACTACGAACGAGTTCTGTCCAACGAAGTGGTTTTCGCTCAAACCGTATATAAGTGTTAATAAATTTGCTAAATAGTTATAACTATTAAATTTCGAACTCAATAACTCAAATGGTTAATTGGTTCAGTGATATCCCGAACCCATAAAGCGTAATACTATACTTGCAtctgtatattttttttatacccAAAACGCCCATTCAGCCATACTTTCACCTCGTGAGATGATGGGGAGTTTGCAAGACCCTTGCCCGTAAATAGCACAACAAAGCATAGATACATTTGACAGAGGGGAACCTCATGCCTTACTTCCTTATACATTTTAGAAACAGATGTAAAATCTATCCTATTCAAAATAGATGATCATAGATCTTATTTGACTAAACATGACATAAGAAAATGCATTCAAACTAGCCAATTTAATGCAACAAAAAGTCTATGGAAGACATGAGAAAAAGGAAacacatattaattaaacaagGTTTTAATTTTCTCAAGAAAGTAGACTTGAGAGAATTAATTATGAGATCATCTGAACTTACTGCAACTGATCAGTTTTCCTTAGATGGCGTTTTTAGTCCCAGCCCGGCCCGGCCCAATTCGACGCTTGTTGTTGTCAATCCAATTCTTCAAGAAGTCGGGAGTGATTCCAATCTCGTCACAAAAGGGTGTGACTTGATCATTGTACTTTGTCCATCTCCACCCCATGATATTTTCAGCAAAAGCCCTCACTTTTTGCTTTTGTTCATCATTAAGCCTCATTCTCACTGATGATGAACTCTCATACTTTCTTTTCATCAACCTGCTACTCTGCTCCCCCACTTCTATCTCTCCTCCGCCCATCTCTGCCGCCGCTGGTGGGGCCCTCGCGACAACCTTGTACCTGTCCAAACTAACTTGACGAGGCCTACTTCTTGATGGTGCTGGGGTTGGTGGAACATGATCAATCACAATGGTAGTACCTGTATGTAATTAAagacatatataaagaaagttTTAACATTTTAAATAAGATACATTGGGTAGTAATTATTTGCACCGTATGATCTATTTGCCAcctctttaaattttctccCTTTTAGCTAATTATTAGACGTAGTTCCTTTAACTATTTTTCGAGACAAATAACATTGACCTAACAATAACATACCTAGTGTGATCTCACAAAGTGAGTTTGAGAGGTTGGGGTGTATGCATACCTTACTGCTATTCCGGCAGATTTTCATATCAAGAAAATCGTTTTTCAAAACtgattttagaaagaaaaaaaagaagagaaaataagGTAACACTGACCTAACACATAATTTAAAGATTgccctagaaaaaaaaaacagtcatTTGTACGCATGGTCTACCACCACTCATATCAAAAAGCATTTTcacatgaaaaaataattagatCCGCACGTAAGAGGTGTGTTAAAGACGTtctaagtaaataaaagtgtgaTCTATTTGAAATGAGTACCATAGCTAGGGGGATAAATAGAGAGGAGAGGAGGCTCCTCTTCGACCTCTACCTCGACCTTCATTTTTCTATGGAAGTTCCGATGGCAGTTGCAAGCAGCGCAGGTTAAGAATTTTGGGGTTCCAGGAGGACCAGATGGACAAAATTCACCACAACCATCAAGTACATGGCCCCCAGATCTTGCTGCATAGTTATGCATACACTCAAAATACTTCACAGCAAAGTTTTTGTTGTTGGAAGCCATGGAAGAAGctcaaagagagaaaataaagGACGAAACTAGTGAGCAAGTGAGAGAAGGAAATTAAGGATATAGCGGTGAGGAGGAAGATGGGAAAGTGAGTCGATAATATAAAGAGTGAAACAGAAAGAGAGGTGTCTGCTTACTATGCACTGCATGGCGTTTGGGGTTTACTCCAATTGCCATTTGGAAATTAATAAATGTATTGACGAAATTAACTTGGATTTTATGCACTGTACATTTGGACTTTATTGAACCCAAATGCGTGATATGTTGAAATCTACAAATTGCCATCTACATTGTGTTTCTGTATTATCAAAACGTTTTGTAATTCTTTTTTGGTCTTCCAGTAGGTATTCGGTCTCCGCATTGGGGCGATTAAATTCAGATTCGCTCAAGAAAGTCCTACTCGAGGGGGTGAAACGCTCCTTAACAAAGATGTTGTAAGTTTCAATTAATTCAAACCCAAGACCTCTTCTATTGGAATTTTCAATCTATTCAAAAGAGTTATCTTAATTTTCAACAATCAGGTAACGTATAACATTATTGTAAATGATAGCAGGTGGTTGATGCATTAGCTATATGCACATTTGATGGCATACTTAATAGCAAACGATAGAACTGAAAGAAGTATATTTGAATGTTTTCTGTATCTAGCCattcttcttttgtttgtttaatgaaGATGTTGGGGACAGATCATAGATaatggaaaatttgcaaaacccTTACCACGTAAATAGCACAACAAAACATAGATACATCTGACAGAGGGGACATCATACCTTACCTCCTTATACATtttagaaatagaagaaaaatctaCCCTATTCAGAATAGATGATCATAGATTTTATTAGACTAAACATGACATAAGAAAATGCATTCAAACTAGCCAATTTAATGCAACAAAAAGTCTATGGAAGACATGAGAAAAAGGAAacacatattaattaaacaagGTTTTAATTTTCTCAAGAAGGTAGACTTGAGAGAATTAATTATGGGATCATCTGAACTTTAAGCTGCAACTGATCAGTTTTCCTTATATGGTGTTTTTAGTCCCAGCCCGGCCCGGCCAATTCGACGCCTGTTGTTGTCAATCCAATTCTTCAAGAAGTTGGGAGTGATTCCAATCTCATCACAAAAGGGTTCGACTTGATCATTGTACTTTGTCCATCTCCACCCCATAATATTTTCAGCAAAAGCCCTCACTTTTTGCTTTTGTTCATCATTAAGCCTCATTCTCACTGATGATGAACTCTCGTACTTTCTTTTCATCAACCTGCTGCTCTGCTCCCCCACTTCTATCTCTCCTCCGCCCATCTCAGCGGCCGTTGGTGGGGCCCTCGCAACAACCTTGTACTTGTCCAACCTAACTTCACGAGGCCTACTTCTTGGTGGTGCTGGAGATGCTGGTGTTGGTGGAACATGATCAATCACAATGGTAGTACCTGCATGTAATTAAGGAAGTATATAAAGAAAGTTTAACATTTTAAATAAGATACATTGGGTAGTAATTATTTGCACGGTATGATCTATTTTGAAGCCAcctctttaaattttctccCCTTTTAGCTAATTAGATGTAGTTCCATAACTGTTTTTCCAAACAAATAACATTGacctaacaacaacaacatacctagtgtgaTCCCACAAAGTGAGTCTGAGAGGTTGGGGTGTACACCTTAGTGTTGTTCCAGCAGATTTtcagatcaagaaaattgtttTCAGAACTagttttaggaaaaaaaaaaaaagcaagagaAAATAAGGTAACACTGACCTAACGGAGCACACATAATTTAAAGATTgccctaaaaagaaaaaaaagccaTTTGTACACATGGTCTGACCACCACTCATATCAAAAAGCATTTTcacatgaaaaaataattagatCCGCACGTAAGAGGTGTGTTAAAGacattttaagcaaataaagTGTGATCTATTTGAAATGAGTACCATAGCTAGGGGGATAAATAGAGAGGAGAGGAGGCTCCTCTTCGACCTCTACCTCGACCTCCATTTTTCTATGGAAGTTCCGGTGGCAGTTGCAAGCAGCGCAGATTAAGAATTTTGGGGTTCCAGGAGGACCAGCTGGACAAAATTCACCACAACCATCAAGTACATGGCCAGCAGATCCTGCTGCATAGTTATGCATGCACTCAAAATACTTCACAACAAAGTTTTTGTTGTTGGAAGCCATGGAAGAAGCTCAAAGAGAGAAAGTAAAGGACGAAACTAGTGAGCAAGTGAGTGAAGGAAATTAAGGATATAGCGGTGAGGAGGAAGATGGGGAAGTGAGTCGATAATATAAAGAGTGAAACAGAAAAAGAGGTGTCTGCTTACTATGCACTGCATGGCGTTTGGGGTTTACTCCAATTGCCATTTGGAAATTAATAAATGTATTGACGAAATTAACTTGGATTTTATGCACTGTACATTTGGACTTTATTGGACCCAAATGTGTGATATGTTAAAGTCTACAAATTGCCATCTACTTTGTGTTTCTGTATTATCAAAACATTTTGTAATTCTTTTCTGGTCTTCCAGTTGGTGTTCGGTCTCCGCATTGGGGCGgattaaatttgaatttgcGTAAGGAAGTGAGGGGGTGAAGCTCCGTAAGAAAAGTGTTGGAAAGTTCAATCGATTCAAACCTAAGACCTCTGTTGTTGGAAATTTCAATCGATTCAAAAGAATTGTCTTAAttttcaacaaccaaataacctataatatttttgtaaatgATGGCAGGTGGTTGATGCATCAGCTACAAGTTTAGCTCTTATGCACATTTCAGGAAGGGATGGCATACTTAATAGCAAACGATAGAACTGAAAGAAGTATatatttgaatttcttttgtatttagtaattcttcttttgtttgtttaatgaaGATGTTGGGGACATATCATAGGAACCACGTTTAATTACCTCGCACGCGTAGTTTCAGGAAGAGATGACATACTTAATTGCAAACAATGGAGCTCAAAGAAGTCCATTtgcaattttccatatttaatttAGCAGTtcctcttttgttttgtttaatgaAGATGCTAGGGCAAATAGGAACCCAATTTAGCTCTTACGCGTATATAGTTTCAGAAAGGGATTGATTACTTAATAGCAAATGACGGGGTTAAAAGAAGTCTATTCGCAAGTTTTTTGTATTTAGTTGTTCCgcttttgtttgtttgataaAGATGCTAATTAAGGCAAATAGGAACTGACTTTAGCTCTTACGCATAATTTCAATAAGGGATGGCATACTTAATAGCAATTGACAAAGCTAATTAAAAAGAAGTCTATTtgcaagttttccatatttagCAGTTCCTCTTTTGTTTGTTTATAATGAAGATGCTACAGCAAATAAGAATCGAATTTAACATACGAAAAGTTTCAGGAAGGGATGGTATACTTAACAGCAACAATAGAGCTAAAATAAGTCTATTTGCGAGTTTTTGTATTTAACAGTTcctctttaatttgtttgttaAATGAAGATGCTAGCTAGAGCAAACGACAGAGCTAAAAGAAGTCTATTTgcaattttccatatttgatTTAGCAGTTCCtcttttgtttgtttaatgaaGAAGCTAGGGCAAATAGGAACCAAGTTTTGCTCTTACGCATATATAGTTTCCGAAAGGGATTGACTACTTAATAGCAAATGATGGGGTTAAACGAAGACTATTCGCAAGTTTTTTGTATTTAGCTGTTCCgcttttgtttgtttgataaAGATGCTTGGGCAAATAGGAATCGACTTTAGCTCTTACGCATAATTCCAATAAGGGATGGCATACTTAATAGCAAACGACAGAGCTAATTAAAAAGAAGTCTATTtgcaagttttccatatttagcagttccttttttgtttgtttataaTGAAGATGCTAGGGCAAATAAGAACCGAGTTTAACATACAAAAAGTTTCAGGAAGGGATGGTATAATTAATAGCAACAATAGAGCTAAAATAAATCTATTTGCGAGTTTATGTATTTAGCAGTTCCTCTTTATTAATTTGTTTGTCAAATGAAGATGCCAGCTAGGGCAAATAAGAACCAAGTTTAGCATACACAAAGTTTCAGAAAGAGATGGTATGCTTAATAGCAAACAACAGAGCTATAATAAGTCTATTTGCAAGTTTCTGTATTTAACtgtttgttacacctcggaaaaattttcgttaatgtacagtgaataggctaatgagaaatgcgaagtatacgatgtttcaataagtaagacatagcaattgatgattctaaatgagatttgaaagacattcgatgttagataagaaagttgccaagagaaggctatGCAAGCGATAAGTTTcagaaaggatttatgagtagtgagttgatgacaacttaatgatgtgttggggaagagttataacaccccttagattgctaatgaagtgacaaacaagtgctaagaaggttccataaggattggagatcaaacgagacgacgggatcaaacttggtggaacGATGAGTTCCACGGCCGGGATCCACGGCCAGCATtgcattccacggaccgtggatgggttcGTGGAACTGCCGCGAGAAGGCAGGGCTGGTTCCCCGGacgaaccacgaccagctccacggacagcggcgggttccacggaccgtggaacgatCCGTGGAACACGGACGGGCcgaaatgttttaagtgtttaaatgtgttcccaacttcatattttcatttccaacatctctctacttctctctaagacttcCTAGGGcttcataaatatttcatgaacaaggattcaaaggaaatcaaggtggttatcatcaaaccaagtgaatcaaagtaagagaaaccattaaagttcatcaaaaagcaagaaatctaagtgaaggaaaatctgaggtttggctcaagtgaggtttatgcaaccaaggttcaatcctacaccatcataggtgagttttatgatgctTCCATGTATTATAAAGtgtttagaagatgaaacactcggattacgaaagaatataagaagtgggtcatgaatgtgtgaatagtagcacttttgagtaaacgtttgggacgagttatgattcttgatgctttataaatatgatcatgttataaataatattgagagtatggaaatcgacattgtatatgaatgaacgtgtTGTCGggttatgactatgaatatagataaagtgaagagaattgtgaagtaagagtaatctagtcgactaaaggctattgtgacgatattatgaacgttattattgatgtttgggagttgacatgtaatacgaggaaagtcatataaataaaggagatgctgtccgatgtTCTCTAGAACTAGTTATTAATGCCAAATGCTATCCaccatctaatatgagtatgcacttcaatgaaggtagaacgtgagctttgaagaagaatgcTCGAAGTTGATATAATAGTtgcgcgaaaggtatgtaaggctaacccttcttttataggcatggttcttggaccaattgttcatctcttatgagTCCATGATGCATTTACTCGATGATCTGGCTCGAGAAGCTATTGAGCCAATGATGCGATCGTACTACTTAAGTTCCTTATACTACGAGTAATGCTCTAaggataaaatgaaatgaatgacgataataagaaggctaagagatagatatgagttagcatgcatgtgtgcctatgagaggctattgtgaaccccgagttTATATggcgggtagaatatgataagtatgtatgtatatatgtatgtgtgcccgtAAGAGGTTATCGTGAACCCCCCGAGCTTATATATggcgggtagaatataatgaatacgtatatctatatataacgacgcgcgcgcactattgcagttgggtacgaataacactgagccttggtagggccaggtacgagAAACACCGAACTTATTGGTCGGGTACGCAatataataagctatatgtatgacatccatatgagtacgactatgctatgTGTATGATAAcgattagagtacgaatatgttgagACTATgtaagggctatgaatatgcaatgtatatgatatgagcatgagtatgaagggagacatgaatacgaacacgaaagtagatacgaaaggtaaatgagcaagaatacaaatgtatgtacgcgagtccgaaatagaaatggaacgtccctatggaaagcaggtaagtgctatgatgatgatactattatctcccagctatgttatttcatatgttgttcATTATgtttccatattgatattgatcatgctttacatactcagtacattcttcgtactgacgtccttttgtttgtggacggcgCGTCGTACCCGCGGTGGCCGGGGAGatgatttgatccatagctatactatctcggggactacatagcga encodes:
- the LOC132062747 gene encoding zinc-finger homeodomain protein 4-like; this translates as MASNNKNFAVKYFECMHNYAARSGGHVLDGCGEFCPSGPPGTPKFLTCAACNCHRNFHRKMKVEVEVEEEPPLLSIYPPSYGTTIVIDHVPPTPAPSRSRPRQVSLDRYKVVARAPPAAAEMGGGEIEVGEQSSRLMKRKYESSSSVRMRLNDEQKQKVRAFAENIMGWRWTKYNDQVTPFCDEIGITPDFLKNWIDNNKRRIGPGRAGTKNAI
- the LOC132062153 gene encoding zinc-finger homeodomain protein 9-like produces the protein MASNNKNFVVKYFECMHNYAAGSAGHVLDGCGEFCPAGPPGTPKFLICAACNCHRNFHRKMEVEVEVEEEPPLLSIYPPSYGTTIVIDHVPPTPASPAPPRSRPREVRLDKYKVVARAPPTAAEMGGGEIEVGEQSSRLMKRKYESSSSVRMRLNDEQKQKVRAFAENIMGWRWTKYNDQVEPFCDEIGITPNFLKNWIDNNRRRIGRAGLGLKTPYKEN